The Thermotoga maritima MSB8 region CCGAACATAAGGGAACTTCTGAAAGAGGAACTTCAGGAAGAGGGTTACGAAATTGACACGGCAGAAAACGGGGAAGAAGCCTTGAAAAAATTCTTCTCTGGAAACTACGACCTGGTGATTCTCGACATAGAGATGCCCGGTATCAGTGGACTGGAGGTAGCCGGTGAGATCAGAAAGAAAAAGAAAGACGCAAAGATTATCCTCCTCACGGCCTATTCTCATTATAGATCCGATCTTTCTTCGTGGGCAGCGGATGAATACGTTGTGAAGTCGTTCAACTTCGACGAATTGAAAGAGAAAGTGAAGAAGCTACTTTCGTGACACAGGAGGTGTGAAAAGTTTATGGAATACAAAAACACACTGAACTTGCCAAAAACTTCATTTCCAATGAAGGCAAACTTGGTGAACAAAGAAAAAGTTTTTCTCGAAGAATGGGAAAAGATGGACCTTTACAACTACGTACTCGAACAGAGAAAAGGAAAACCCCTTTTTGTCCTGCACGATGGACCCCCTTACGCAAACGGTCACATCCACATTGGAACGGCCCTGAACAAGATTCTGAAGGACATCGTCGTCAAATACAAAACGATGAGAGGATACAGGGCACCGTACGTTCCTGGCTGGGACACCCACGGTCTTCCCATAGAACACAGGGTGTCTCAGGAACTGGGTGAAAAGATAAAAGAAATGTCACCCGCAGAGATCAGAAAGAAGTGTGAGGAATTCGCTCTCAGATTCGTTGATATACAGAGAGAAGAATTTAAAAGACTCGGCGTTCGGGGAGACTGGGAAAATCCATACATCACGTTGAAGCCAGACTACGAGGTGAAAATACTGGATGTTTTCAAAACCCTTGTAGAACAGGGAAACGTTTACAGATCTTTGAAACCCATCTACTGGTGTCCGAGATGCAGAACTGCCCTCGCGGAAGCGGAAATCGAATACCA contains the following coding sequences:
- a CDS encoding response regulator, with translation MKRILVVDDEPNIRELLKEELQEEGYEIDTAENGEEALKKFFSGNYDLVILDIEMPGISGLEVAGEIRKKKKDAKIILLTAYSHYRSDLSSWAADEYVVKSFNFDELKEKVKKLLS